A window from Cryobacterium sp. SO1 encodes these proteins:
- a CDS encoding Gfo/Idh/MocA family protein, whose product MELNIMTGQQIRVGIIGADTKASWASASHIPALAAQPDLILAAVATRHEESARAAAEAFGAERWFSDPLEMIADPSIDVITVAVKVPAHRDLVLAALAAGKAVYSESPLGATLEEAEEMAAAAGSLHTAIGLQGALNPSVRRAAEIIAGGGLGQVLSARVTGTTFGNGPESMSAYEYFDKAAAGAGFMQIAVGHVLQIVETVLGDITDIDARTELLWPEVTLADTGETTVREVPDHLDAIVKTVSGAPVNIQILAGVPVPDAVFDLQVRGAEGWLRLTGNHPAGVQVGDLTLTSSVDFAAPDAPVANGTGPTAAAIWNGASINVGEVYASLARDIRNGTYETPGFDRAAHNSRLVARVQQAATTGVRQ is encoded by the coding sequence ATGGAACTGAACATCATGACAGGACAGCAGATTAGGGTCGGCATCATCGGTGCAGATACCAAGGCGAGCTGGGCATCCGCCTCTCACATCCCCGCGCTGGCCGCGCAACCTGACCTCATCCTGGCGGCGGTGGCAACGCGCCACGAGGAGAGTGCCCGAGCCGCGGCCGAGGCTTTCGGCGCCGAGCGCTGGTTCTCCGACCCGCTGGAAATGATCGCCGATCCCTCGATCGACGTGATCACCGTCGCGGTGAAGGTTCCCGCCCATCGCGACCTTGTTCTTGCCGCTCTCGCGGCGGGCAAGGCCGTGTACTCGGAGTCCCCGCTGGGTGCAACACTCGAGGAAGCTGAGGAGATGGCGGCCGCCGCAGGATCCCTGCACACCGCGATCGGCCTGCAGGGCGCGCTCAATCCTTCCGTGCGTCGCGCGGCAGAGATCATCGCCGGGGGAGGTCTCGGCCAGGTGCTCTCGGCACGGGTCACAGGCACGACTTTCGGCAACGGTCCGGAGTCGATGAGCGCGTACGAGTACTTCGACAAGGCCGCGGCGGGCGCCGGCTTCATGCAGATTGCTGTCGGGCACGTCCTGCAGATCGTCGAGACCGTGCTCGGTGACATCACCGACATTGATGCGCGCACGGAACTCCTCTGGCCGGAGGTCACGCTTGCGGACACCGGCGAGACCACTGTTCGCGAGGTGCCCGATCACTTGGACGCGATCGTCAAGACGGTCTCCGGGGCGCCGGTCAACATCCAGATCCTGGCCGGCGTCCCGGTGCCGGACGCCGTTTTCGACCTGCAGGTGCGTGGCGCGGAAGGGTGGCTGAGGTTGACCGGCAACCACCCGGCGGGCGTGCAGGTCGGTGACCTGACATTGACGTCGAGCGTGGATTTCGCCGCGCCCGATGCGCCGGTTGCGAACGGCACCGGTCCAACGGCGGCAGCGATCTGGAACGGCGCGTCGATCAACGTCGGCGAGGTGTACGCCAGCCTGGCCCGTGACATCCGGAACGGGACGTATGAGACCCCAGGATTTGATCGCGCCGCTCACAACAGCCGCCTGGTCGCTCGCGTCCAGCAGGCCGCCACAACGGGCGTCCGGCAATGA
- a CDS encoding aldo/keto reductase: protein MNTSKLGNLRVSRIGFGAMGMSAFYTGARQGDASSIRTIHRALDLGVTHIDTAEAYGPFLNEELVGRAIRDRRDQVVLATKFGTVSHAGHSGLNSTPANIRLAVEGSLKRLGTDHIDLYYQHRVDPDTPIEETIGALAELVTAGKVLHIGLSEPSATTIRRAHAVHPLAAVQSEYSLWTRDPEAEVLPVLRELGIGLVPYAPLGHGFLTGHIRSLDGLDDNDWRRTNPRFICGNLERNLHIADEVQAIAAEVGATPAQVALAWLLAQGEDIAPIPGTTKIPRVDENTAAVDVHLTVEQLARLDAVPAPSGQRHQESDMMTVNR, encoded by the coding sequence ATGAACACCAGCAAGCTAGGCAATCTCCGGGTCTCACGCATCGGCTTCGGGGCCATGGGGATGTCCGCGTTCTATACCGGCGCCAGACAGGGGGACGCCAGCTCGATCCGCACGATCCATCGCGCCCTCGACCTCGGGGTCACCCACATCGACACCGCCGAGGCGTACGGCCCGTTCCTCAACGAGGAACTGGTCGGTCGGGCGATCCGGGATCGCCGTGACCAGGTCGTCCTCGCCACCAAATTCGGGACTGTGTCACACGCCGGTCACTCCGGACTCAACAGCACACCGGCCAACATCCGCCTGGCGGTTGAGGGATCGCTGAAGCGACTCGGAACAGACCACATCGATTTGTACTACCAGCACCGGGTGGACCCGGACACCCCCATCGAGGAGACCATCGGGGCGCTCGCCGAGCTGGTCACCGCCGGAAAGGTCCTGCACATCGGACTGAGCGAGCCGAGCGCCACGACGATCCGCCGCGCCCATGCTGTGCACCCGTTGGCTGCGGTCCAGTCCGAATACTCGCTGTGGACGCGTGATCCGGAGGCCGAGGTTCTCCCCGTGCTTCGCGAGCTCGGGATCGGCCTGGTGCCCTACGCCCCGCTCGGACACGGATTCCTCACCGGTCACATCCGTTCGCTCGACGGCCTGGACGACAACGACTGGCGACGCACCAATCCGCGCTTCATCTGCGGCAACCTGGAACGCAATCTGCACATCGCTGACGAGGTGCAGGCGATTGCCGCGGAGGTCGGCGCAACCCCGGCACAGGTCGCCCTGGCCTGGTTGCTCGCCCAGGGCGAGGACATTGCCCCCATCCCGGGCACGACCAAGATCCCGCGGGTCGACGAGAACACGGCAGCGGTCGATGTGCACCTGACCGTGGAGCAGCTCGCCCGACTGGACGCTGTACCGGCTCCCTCCGGTCAGCGCCACCAGGAGAGCGACATGATGACCGTCAACCGCTGA
- a CDS encoding MarR family winged helix-turn-helix transcriptional regulator, with the protein MDELGTRWLRADEREAWLANSALMISLPAALDARMQRESGMTFFEYMVLSVLSEEPDRTMQLSHLAARTASSLSRLSHVVGRLEKRELMSRARIPGAGRRTSATLTDAGLAEVVAAAPGHVAAVREYLIDRLEPDELAVLRRIGSAVDAAISGR; encoded by the coding sequence ATGGACGAACTGGGGACGAGATGGCTGCGCGCCGATGAACGGGAGGCCTGGCTCGCCAACTCCGCGTTGATGATCAGCCTGCCGGCGGCGCTCGATGCACGGATGCAGCGCGAGTCCGGAATGACGTTCTTCGAATACATGGTCCTCTCCGTCCTGTCCGAGGAGCCCGACCGGACAATGCAGTTGAGCCACCTGGCCGCCCGGACAGCGTCATCGCTGTCGAGGTTGTCTCACGTGGTCGGCCGGCTGGAGAAGCGCGAGCTGATGTCCCGCGCTCGTATCCCCGGTGCGGGCAGGCGCACCAGCGCAACCCTGACCGATGCCGGCCTCGCGGAAGTCGTGGCCGCCGCTCCCGGGCATGTCGCAGCGGTGCGTGAATATCTGATCGACCGGCTCGAGCCTGACGAGCTGGCAGTCCTGCGCCGCATCGGGAGCGCGGTCGATGCCGCCATCAGCGGTCGGTGA
- a CDS encoding phosphotransferase has product MNAEWMNAERPTSILAGGNMNEVSRDGDTVLRTAGPWTPTVHAYLDYLALAGVTWAPRPLGVEGDRERLTFIDGHVPVYPLPEWVWAERLLTEGGQFLRQLHDASIGFALDDRIWQSRTKVPSEVICHNDFAPHNLAFTDGHLIGAIDFDMCSPGPRLWDLAYFATRAVPLTGSTPPDAPGMEHARRRTQLILDAYGSDATWADVLRVAIIRLHDLADMSRLKAVELGKPHLLDEAEGYARDALFLSDWNG; this is encoded by the coding sequence ATGAATGCGGAGTGGATGAATGCGGAGCGCCCGACCAGCATCCTGGCCGGCGGCAACATGAACGAGGTGAGCCGGGATGGCGACACCGTCCTGCGCACCGCCGGCCCCTGGACCCCCACCGTGCACGCCTACCTGGACTACCTCGCCCTGGCCGGTGTGACCTGGGCACCGCGACCGCTCGGCGTGGAAGGCGACCGCGAGCGGTTGACCTTCATCGACGGGCACGTGCCGGTGTACCCGCTGCCCGAGTGGGTGTGGGCGGAGCGTCTGCTCACCGAGGGCGGCCAGTTCCTGCGCCAACTGCACGACGCCAGCATCGGCTTCGCCCTGGACGACCGGATCTGGCAGTCGCGCACGAAGGTGCCCAGCGAGGTGATCTGCCACAACGACTTCGCCCCGCACAACCTCGCGTTCACCGACGGCCATCTCATCGGCGCGATCGATTTCGACATGTGCTCACCCGGACCGCGCCTCTGGGACCTCGCCTACTTCGCCACCCGGGCGGTGCCGCTCACCGGCTCGACTCCGCCGGACGCGCCCGGGATGGAGCACGCCCGCCGGCGCACCCAGCTGATCCTCGACGCCTACGGGTCGGATGCGACCTGGGCGGATGTGCTGCGGGTCGCGATCATCCGCCTGCACGACCTGGCCGACATGTCGAGGCTGAAAGCCGTGGAGCTGGGCAAACCACATCTGCTGGACGAAGCCGAGGGGTACGCCCGTGACGCCCTGTTCCTCAGCGACTGGAACGGCTGA
- a CDS encoding carbohydrate kinase family protein, which yields MIRAEPENAQDTAHVVVCGPVSWNTLVYLDQLPEPRPHVTFALEDFETVGGTSAGKALHLTGLGRTVACQTVLGDDPASGRVRAVLEATGIRVSAPVVPGAGERHLNLMTRAGERVSVYLSVPTFIDPDAAAFTTLTRGAAALVMDLSETSRALLPAAAATGVPIWTDIHDYDGQAEFHQPFIQSADYIFMNGDGMSDPAAFMRARVDAGATAVICTLGADGAVAVDADGQHRVCAVPVQVRDTNGAGDAFFAGFLNATLAGASTADALAAAASQAAVAVGTKHLHPALDVLLP from the coding sequence ATGATCAGAGCAGAGCCCGAGAACGCGCAGGACACGGCCCACGTCGTAGTGTGCGGACCGGTGTCCTGGAACACCCTGGTCTATCTCGATCAGCTGCCGGAACCGCGCCCGCACGTGACATTCGCCCTGGAGGATTTCGAGACCGTCGGCGGCACGTCCGCCGGCAAGGCGCTGCACCTGACCGGGCTCGGCCGCACGGTCGCCTGCCAGACCGTGCTCGGCGACGACCCCGCATCCGGCCGGGTGCGCGCCGTCTTGGAGGCGACGGGCATCCGGGTGAGCGCGCCTGTGGTGCCGGGCGCCGGCGAACGGCACCTGAACCTGATGACCCGGGCGGGGGAGCGGGTGTCCGTCTATCTCTCGGTGCCTACGTTCATCGACCCGGATGCGGCCGCGTTCACGACGTTGACCCGTGGTGCCGCGGCCCTGGTGATGGACCTCTCGGAAACCTCCCGGGCACTCCTGCCGGCGGCGGCGGCGACGGGCGTGCCGATCTGGACCGATATCCACGACTACGACGGCCAGGCGGAATTCCACCAGCCCTTCATCCAGTCGGCCGACTACATCTTCATGAACGGCGACGGCATGAGCGACCCGGCGGCCTTCATGCGCGCCCGGGTGGACGCCGGCGCCACGGCCGTGATCTGCACCCTCGGCGCCGACGGAGCTGTGGCCGTCGACGCCGACGGTCAGCACCGGGTGTGCGCCGTGCCGGTGCAGGTTCGGGACACCAACGGGGCCGGCGACGCGTTCTTCGCGGGGTTCCTCAACGCCACCCTGGCCGGCGCATCCACCGCGGACGCACTCGCCGCCGCCGCCTCCCAGGCCGCGGTGGCGGTGGGCACGAAGCATCTGCACCCTGCGCTCGACGTGCTGCTTCCCTAG
- a CDS encoding cation-transporting ATPase gives MSNFQRILNMASRALDRSGRSSTTGSGNADWRDVVRGAADKVTGDSRPAAAQPTQPAQPTRAPQPASAARQSPAPAQPAASARPADPDDAAAIARYDYLLKTAQPEQLEQVHRDAFARLTPAQRDQVNADLRAGLPASEHPASAAPGDLARAAARGEAHNPGFLRGLFAKSNGRGAAGALAGVGVGAVAGAGLGAAGGLLAAVAGGAVLSSAAAPILDQAAGLGVDFENLAGGLGDLSAGAEDYAGAAGDQLSELGSNVEAPALSDLASNFEIPGLGDLGRLFGREG, from the coding sequence GTGAGCAATTTCCAGCGCATTCTGAACATGGCATCACGAGCCCTCGACAGATCGGGGCGCTCATCGACCACCGGCTCCGGCAACGCGGACTGGCGCGATGTCGTGCGCGGCGCTGCCGACAAGGTCACTGGAGACTCTCGACCTGCCGCCGCGCAGCCCACCCAGCCTGCCCAGCCCACGCGGGCCCCGCAGCCGGCATCCGCTGCCCGGCAGAGCCCGGCACCAGCCCAGCCGGCCGCGTCAGCGCGCCCCGCCGACCCTGACGACGCGGCGGCTATCGCCCGGTACGACTACCTTCTCAAGACCGCGCAGCCCGAGCAGCTGGAGCAGGTGCACCGGGATGCCTTCGCCCGGCTGACTCCCGCGCAGCGTGACCAAGTCAACGCCGATCTGCGCGCGGGGCTGCCGGCCAGCGAACACCCGGCATCCGCCGCGCCCGGCGACCTCGCGCGCGCCGCCGCCCGCGGCGAGGCCCACAACCCCGGTTTTCTGCGCGGGCTGTTCGCCAAGTCCAACGGGCGCGGAGCGGCCGGCGCCCTCGCCGGTGTCGGGGTCGGCGCGGTCGCAGGCGCCGGACTGGGAGCGGCCGGCGGGTTGCTCGCCGCCGTGGCCGGTGGCGCCGTGCTCAGCAGTGCGGCCGCACCGATCCTCGACCAGGCCGCCGGGCTCGGCGTGGACTTCGAGAACCTGGCCGGCGGCCTGGGTGACCTCAGTGCGGGTGCCGAGGACTACGCCGGCGCGGCGGGTGACCAGTTGAGCGAGCTCGGTTCGAACGTCGAAGCGCCCGCACTCTCCGACCTGGCCTCGAACTTCGAGATCCCGGGGCTGGGCGACCTCGGTCGGCTCTTCGGCCGGGAGGGCTGA
- a CDS encoding cytochrome c oxidase subunit 4, which produces MRANVILFWILAGFFFVATAGYTVWSVIFSSQRLAPSSSSGPGTPIEWVGTITLGLCGVLAAFIAFYLGRVRNAQGGELPEDNVNANIDDGDPESGFFSPFSWWPILVAASLGLIFLGLAVGFWVSIIGVGLGVVTLVGWTFEYYRGYFAR; this is translated from the coding sequence ATGAGAGCCAACGTCATCCTGTTCTGGATTCTCGCCGGTTTCTTCTTCGTGGCGACCGCCGGCTACACGGTGTGGAGCGTGATCTTCAGTTCACAGCGGCTCGCGCCGTCATCCAGCAGCGGCCCGGGCACGCCGATCGAGTGGGTGGGCACGATCACTCTGGGTCTCTGCGGTGTCCTGGCCGCGTTCATCGCGTTCTACCTCGGCCGGGTTCGCAACGCCCAGGGCGGGGAGCTTCCCGAAGACAACGTCAACGCCAACATCGACGACGGCGACCCTGAGTCCGGGTTCTTCAGCCCGTTCAGCTGGTGGCCCATCCTCGTCGCCGCCTCGCTTGGCCTCATCTTCCTCGGCCTCGCGGTGGGCTTCTGGGTGTCAATCATCGGCGTGGGATTGGGAGTGGTGACCCTGGTCGGCTGGACCTTCGAGTACTACCGCGGCTACTTCGCGCGCTAG
- a CDS encoding ABC transporter permease — protein MTTITAPRPTAQGPRQSYVVADAITMLRRNLLHMIRYPGLSVFTIVGPVVILLMFVFVFGGTLGAGLPGVDPAGGRQAYLAYVMPGILAITIAGTAGGTATTVSMDMTEGITARFRTMAISRAAVLAGHVLGNTIQAIIAVALVLAVGVLIGFRPTATPLEWLAALGMIALIAFSVTWLAVGMGMQAKSVETASNLPLLLVLLPFLGSGFVPTESMPAGLALFAGYQPFTPMVETLRGLLLGTPIGWNALLALGWCVVITIIGYAWSMVIYERKSVRA, from the coding sequence ATGACCACCATCACGGCCCCGCGCCCCACCGCGCAGGGCCCCCGTCAGTCCTACGTCGTCGCCGATGCGATCACCATGCTGCGGCGCAACCTGCTGCACATGATCCGGTACCCGGGCCTGTCCGTGTTCACCATCGTGGGGCCGGTGGTGATCCTGCTGATGTTCGTGTTCGTCTTCGGCGGCACGCTCGGCGCCGGCCTGCCGGGCGTGGACCCGGCCGGTGGCCGCCAGGCGTACCTCGCCTACGTGATGCCGGGCATCCTGGCGATCACCATCGCCGGCACAGCCGGCGGTACCGCCACCACGGTCTCGATGGACATGACCGAGGGCATCACCGCGAGGTTTCGTACCATGGCGATCTCCCGCGCGGCCGTGCTCGCCGGGCACGTGCTCGGCAACACCATCCAGGCGATCATCGCCGTGGCGCTGGTGCTCGCCGTGGGTGTGCTGATCGGCTTCCGGCCCACCGCCACCCCACTGGAGTGGCTCGCCGCCTTAGGCATGATCGCGCTGATCGCGTTCTCCGTCACCTGGCTCGCCGTAGGCATGGGGATGCAGGCCAAGTCGGTGGAGACGGCCAGCAACCTGCCCCTCCTGCTGGTGCTGTTGCCGTTCCTGGGCAGCGGATTCGTGCCGACCGAGTCGATGCCGGCCGGTCTGGCGCTCTTCGCCGGGTACCAACCGTTCACGCCCATGGTCGAGACCCTGCGCGGGCTGCTGCTCGGCACCCCGATCGGCTGGAACGCACTTCTCGCACTGGGCTGGTGCGTGGTGATCACGATCATCGGCTACGCCTGGTCAATGGTCATCTACGAGCGTAAATCGGTGCGTGCGTAG
- a CDS encoding ATP-binding cassette domain-containing protein codes for MTTTAIAVHGLRKHYGSKIVLDNVDLTVAAGTVTALLGPNGAGKTTTVHILSTLVRPDAGSLIVAGCDVVRDPDGVRAAIGLTGQFSAVDGLLTGEENLLLMARLRHLGAKRGAARVAELLEQFDLVEAARKPLVTYSGGMRRRLDLAMTLVAAPSVIFLDEPTTGLDPRSRHTMWDIVRDLVAEGTTVLLTTQHLEEADQLADHIAVLDGGRIVADGTPDELKRLVPGGHIRLRFADAAALDTAARLLERSEADDTGLTLTVPSAGGVGALRAVLDRLDAAHLEVDDLSIHTPDLDDAFFALTGAKTVPGRADRKERES; via the coding sequence ATGACCACCACCGCGATCGCCGTCCACGGACTGCGAAAGCACTACGGCAGCAAGATCGTGCTCGACAACGTCGACCTCACCGTCGCTGCCGGCACCGTCACCGCACTGCTCGGCCCCAACGGCGCCGGCAAGACCACGACCGTGCACATCCTCTCCACCCTGGTGCGGCCGGACGCCGGCTCCCTCATCGTGGCGGGATGCGACGTGGTGCGTGACCCGGATGGTGTGCGGGCCGCGATCGGCCTCACCGGGCAGTTCTCCGCTGTCGACGGCCTGCTCACCGGGGAGGAGAACCTGCTGCTGATGGCTCGGCTCCGCCACCTCGGCGCAAAACGCGGCGCGGCCCGGGTGGCCGAGTTGCTCGAGCAGTTCGACCTCGTCGAGGCCGCCCGCAAGCCGCTCGTCACCTACTCCGGTGGCATGCGCCGTCGCCTCGACCTGGCGATGACCCTGGTGGCCGCACCGAGCGTGATCTTCCTCGACGAACCCACCACGGGCCTCGACCCGCGCAGCCGGCACACGATGTGGGACATAGTGCGCGACCTGGTGGCTGAGGGCACCACGGTGCTGCTCACCACCCAGCACCTCGAGGAGGCCGACCAGCTCGCCGACCACATCGCGGTGCTCGACGGCGGTCGCATCGTCGCCGACGGCACGCCGGACGAGCTCAAAAGACTCGTCCCCGGCGGGCACATCCGGCTTCGATTCGCGGATGCCGCGGCGCTCGACACCGCCGCCCGCCTGCTCGAGAGGTCAGAGGCTGACGACACCGGGCTCACGCTCACCGTGCCCAGCGCCGGCGGCGTCGGCGCACTGCGCGCAGTGCTGGACCGGCTCGACGCGGCCCACCTCGAGGTCGACGACCTCAGCATCCACACCCCCGACCTCGACGACGCGTTCTTCGCGCTGACCGGCGCGAAGACCGTGCCCGGCCGGGCCGACAGAAAGGAACGTGAGTCATGA
- a CDS encoding DUF4097 family beta strand repeat-containing protein, with translation MPTYSTPTPIDVAIHLPVGAIEVIASERTDTVVTVSPTSPAKAVDRRGAEETTVEFDGQRLTITAPKPRFSIIGPSESVDMLIELPTRSRLTAEISSGNVRATGRLGATRVKCSNGAAEIDSTGDLWLRAGNGNATLGAAEGDIEITADHGQIRIGTVTGDASLKASHGSITVGQAGGDLDAKLSYGDLEIARALAAVSAKTAYGSIQLGEISSGSVQVESGFGQIRIGVRAGVPAWLDLAAKNGRLRNELAGDSAPDPSEQTVAVRARTAFGDIGIHRAQTETRGMTP, from the coding sequence ATGCCCACCTATTCAACCCCCACCCCCATCGATGTCGCCATCCACCTGCCTGTCGGCGCGATCGAGGTCATTGCCAGCGAGCGAACAGACACCGTCGTGACGGTGTCACCCACCAGCCCGGCCAAGGCGGTCGACCGTCGCGGGGCTGAGGAGACCACCGTGGAGTTCGACGGTCAGCGGCTCACGATCACCGCTCCGAAGCCACGCTTCAGCATCATCGGCCCCAGCGAGTCGGTGGACATGCTCATCGAGTTGCCGACAAGATCGCGGCTCACGGCCGAGATCTCCTCGGGCAATGTGCGCGCGACCGGACGTCTCGGCGCCACCCGCGTCAAATGCTCGAATGGCGCGGCCGAGATCGACAGCACGGGCGACCTCTGGCTGCGCGCCGGTAACGGCAACGCCACCCTCGGTGCCGCGGAGGGCGACATCGAGATCACCGCCGACCACGGTCAGATCCGCATCGGCACCGTCACGGGCGACGCCAGCCTCAAGGCATCACACGGCAGCATCACGGTCGGCCAGGCCGGCGGCGACCTCGACGCGAAACTCTCCTACGGCGACCTCGAGATCGCCCGGGCGCTCGCCGCGGTATCGGCGAAGACGGCGTACGGCAGCATCCAGCTGGGGGAGATCTCGAGCGGCTCGGTGCAGGTGGAGAGCGGCTTCGGCCAGATCCGCATCGGCGTGCGTGCGGGCGTTCCGGCCTGGCTCGACCTGGCCGCCAAAAACGGACGACTGCGCAACGAACTCGCCGGCGACAGCGCCCCGGACCCGTCCGAACAGACCGTCGCGGTGCGTGCCCGCACCGCGTTCGGCGACATCGGTATCCACCGTGCACAAACCGAAACGAGGGGAATGACACCATGA
- a CDS encoding toxin-antitoxin system HicB family antitoxin: protein MELGPYVNDLQRQLVDAAEYGAEDTRAVAERLAAGLDAAARLVLLDVLSAAVGEITRELAPGSVDLRLRGREIEFVVTAPHIEPETDERAAASVELDEVSTSRTTLRLPDALKARVDEAAAADGLSVNTWLVRATAAALQPKQRRTAQRTLRTGDNFAGWAR, encoded by the coding sequence ATGGAACTTGGACCGTACGTCAACGACCTCCAGCGCCAGCTGGTGGATGCCGCAGAGTATGGCGCTGAAGACACTCGCGCCGTCGCCGAGCGTCTCGCCGCCGGACTGGATGCCGCTGCACGGCTCGTGCTCCTGGACGTGCTGTCGGCCGCGGTCGGGGAGATCACCCGCGAACTCGCCCCCGGCTCGGTCGACCTGAGACTGCGCGGCCGCGAGATCGAATTCGTCGTCACGGCGCCGCACATCGAGCCGGAGACCGATGAGCGGGCCGCCGCATCCGTCGAACTCGACGAGGTGAGCACCTCGCGCACGACGCTTCGCCTGCCGGATGCCCTCAAGGCACGCGTCGACGAAGCCGCCGCGGCAGACGGCCTGTCGGTCAACACCTGGTTGGTGCGCGCGACCGCGGCCGCCCTGCAACCCAAACAACGCCGCACCGCGCAGCGCACCCTGCGCACCGGCGACAACTTCGCCGGCTGGGCGCGCTAA
- a CDS encoding MBL fold metallo-hydrolase, translated as MKLGPHLHRIGNDIVAVYLIDTPEGVTVIDAGLAGLWRELLAELVSMGRTLADVKGVILTHGDSDHLGFAERLRRDHGVPVYVHPGDADRAKGGAKPATARQSMKLGATLGFAAYSLRKGGMRTTYLTETVDAHDGETLDLPGAPRIIGLPGHSAGSIAIHVPIADAVFVGDGLTTRHVLTGTMGPQPAPFTDEPDQAIASLRALLPTGATWVLPGHGTPWNAGVAAAVAAVEETARS; from the coding sequence ATGAAACTAGGTCCTCACCTCCATCGCATCGGCAACGACATCGTGGCCGTCTATCTCATTGACACTCCCGAGGGGGTGACCGTGATCGATGCCGGCCTCGCCGGCCTGTGGCGTGAACTTCTGGCCGAACTCGTCAGCATGGGCCGCACCCTCGCCGATGTGAAGGGTGTCATTCTCACGCACGGCGACAGTGATCACCTCGGCTTCGCCGAGAGACTGCGGCGCGATCACGGGGTGCCGGTCTACGTGCACCCCGGCGACGCGGACCGTGCCAAGGGCGGCGCCAAGCCGGCGACCGCCCGCCAGTCGATGAAGCTGGGGGCCACCCTGGGTTTCGCGGCCTATTCGCTGCGCAAGGGCGGGATGCGCACCACCTACCTGACCGAGACCGTGGACGCGCACGACGGGGAGACCCTCGACCTGCCCGGGGCGCCCCGCATCATCGGCCTGCCCGGCCACTCGGCGGGCAGCATCGCCATCCACGTGCCGATCGCCGATGCGGTCTTCGTGGGCGACGGCCTCACCACCCGGCACGTGCTCACCGGCACGATGGGGCCCCAGCCGGCGCCGTTCACGGATGAGCCGGACCAGGCGATCGCATCGCTGCGGGCGCTCCTGCCCACGGGGGCCACCTGGGTGCTGCCCGGCCACGGCACGCCGTGGAATGCCGGCGTCGCGGCGGCCGTCGCCGCGGTAGAGGAGACGGCCCGATCCTGA
- a CDS encoding TetR/AcrR family transcriptional regulator translates to MPTPDRTSLDAIVLAARDLLEQDGLAGITMQAVAHRVGVRAPSLYKRVQSRNRLIQLVAETTLTELTERLAIATTAAQLANLLRAFGRQQPAAFQLVMTPEAGTPVADRSFRVALSAPLLRVARDLAGEEHALEAARTLTAWAAGFITLELNGGFQLGGDIDRAWDFGVERIVQAITTAPAPTQAPGEISQVEATGG, encoded by the coding sequence ATGCCCACGCCAGACCGCACCTCTCTTGACGCCATCGTGCTCGCGGCACGCGACCTGCTCGAGCAGGACGGGCTGGCCGGCATCACCATGCAGGCCGTCGCCCACCGGGTGGGCGTGCGCGCACCCTCCCTGTACAAAAGAGTGCAGAGCCGCAACCGGCTGATCCAGCTGGTGGCCGAGACCACGCTGACCGAACTCACCGAGCGGTTGGCCATCGCCACGACCGCTGCGCAGCTCGCCAACCTGCTGCGCGCGTTCGGCCGGCAGCAGCCCGCCGCGTTCCAGCTGGTCATGACTCCCGAGGCCGGCACCCCGGTTGCCGACCGGTCCTTCCGGGTGGCCCTGAGCGCGCCCCTCCTTCGGGTCGCCCGCGACCTCGCCGGCGAGGAGCACGCCCTCGAGGCCGCCCGCACGCTGACGGCGTGGGCCGCAGGCTTCATCACGCTGGAACTGAACGGCGGCTTTCAGCTCGGCGGCGACATCGATCGGGCCTGGGACTTCGGAGTGGAACGAATCGTTCAGGCGATCACGACAGCGCCCGCCCCCACCCAGGCCCCCGGCGAGATAAGCCAGGTTGAGGCGACGGGCGGCTAA
- a CDS encoding DUF6328 family protein, whose translation MSHASPIADPPGAPRGDRVETPEERLDRNWNELLQELRVIQTGTQILTGFLLAAVFQSRFEELDDFQRNSYLVLVVTSVLTTLVGLAPVSLHRVLFRQHAKGRIVRYTDYFVQATLAGVAITVAGIGLLIFDVVLGRVWGLVFGVLILIAVVMLWIVVPRLIRRSA comes from the coding sequence ATGTCCCACGCATCGCCGATTGCCGACCCTCCAGGTGCGCCTCGCGGCGACCGCGTGGAGACTCCGGAGGAGCGGCTGGACCGCAACTGGAACGAGCTGCTGCAGGAGCTCCGGGTGATCCAAACCGGCACCCAGATTCTGACCGGCTTTCTGTTGGCCGCTGTCTTCCAATCCCGGTTCGAGGAGCTCGATGACTTTCAGCGCAACAGCTACCTGGTTCTGGTGGTCACCTCGGTGCTCACGACCCTGGTGGGACTGGCGCCGGTGAGCCTGCACCGGGTGCTGTTCCGGCAGCACGCCAAGGGCCGCATCGTGCGCTACACCGACTATTTCGTGCAGGCCACCCTGGCCGGCGTGGCGATCACCGTCGCCGGCATCGGTCTGCTCATTTTCGACGTGGTGCTCGGCCGGGTGTGGGGTCTGGTCTTCGGGGTGCTGATTCTCATCGCTGTCGTCATGCTGTGGATCGTGGTGCCGCGCCTCATCCGGCGGTCGGCTTAG